From Oreochromis aureus strain Israel breed Guangdong linkage group 4, ZZ_aureus, whole genome shotgun sequence, a single genomic window includes:
- the LOC120439965 gene encoding H-2 class II histocompatibility antigen, A-Q alpha chain-like — protein sequence MFLKIILFFSGTVCLSAERNHEFCHTYGCFESSDTQLFLTLDGDEVYYADFTKELLIWESKIPTTLRPEQAYKYEVKYRATCKEDVQKWKKDKSTIKKKEPPKIFLYPRDEIIKEEGNTLICFINYFFPSSIHIKWTKNNVEVEVEDPFIKCLSNPDGTFYIFSYLDFVPEDGDIYSCSVEHEALTERLTKFWVVEIDESGNGPDVFCGLGLCLGVMGVVAGAFLYVKASQYRGLQTLAG from the exons ATGTTTCTCAAAATTATACTTTTTTTCTCAGGAACAGTTTGCCTCTCTGCAGAAA gAAACCATGAATTTTGTCACACATACGGATGCTTTGAATCCAGTGATACTCAGCTCTTTTTAACACTGGATGGTGATGAAGTCTACTATGCAGACTTTACAAAAGAGCTTCTGATTTGGGAGAGCAAAATACCAACGACTTTGCGTCCTGAACAGGCTTACAAATATGAAGTAAAATATCGAGCGACGTGCAAGGAGGATGTgcagaaatggaaaaaagacaAGTCAACTATAAAGAAGAAAG AGCCACCAAAGATTTTCCTCTATCCAAGAGATGAAATAATTAAAGAAGAAGGAAATACCCTCATCTGCTTCATCAACTACTTCTTTCCATCTTCCATCCACATAAAGTGGACTAAGAACAATGTAGAAGTTGAAGTGGAAGATCCTTTCATCAAGTGTTTATCCAATCCAGATGggacattttatattttctcctaCCTTGACTTTGTGCCCGAAGACGGTGACATCTACAGCTGCAGTGTGGAGCACGAAGCCTTGACAGAGCGTCTGACAAAGTTTTGGG TGGTTGAAATAGATGAGTCTGGTAATGGTCCGGATGTGTTCTGTGGACTTGGCCTGTGCCTGGGAGTGATGGGAGTTGTTGCAGGAGCATTCCTGTATGTGAAAGCGAGCCAATATCGGGGTCTTCAGACTCTCGCTGGTTAA